The Candidatus Koribacter versatilis Ellin345 genome has a segment encoding these proteins:
- the yajC gene encoding preprotein translocase subunit YajC, producing the protein MTNLLAVFWQAVGGQFGGSLIFMVAIFAIFYFLLIMPQQRRQKKWQQMLGELKSGDKVVTTGGIRGVIFSVKDDALVLRVAPDNIKLEVTRQAIASVITEDKENSKS; encoded by the coding sequence ATGACGAACCTTTTAGCAGTGTTTTGGCAGGCTGTGGGCGGGCAATTTGGTGGCAGCCTGATTTTCATGGTCGCGATTTTCGCGATCTTCTATTTCCTTCTGATCATGCCGCAGCAGCGCCGCCAGAAGAAGTGGCAGCAGATGCTCGGCGAGTTGAAGTCCGGTGACAAGGTCGTCACCACGGGCGGAATTCGTGGCGTCATCTTCTCGGTGAAGGACGATGCCCTGGTTTTGCGGGTCGCGCCGGACAACATCAAGCTGGAAGTTACCCGGCAGGCAATTGCGTCGGTCATCACCGAAGATAAAGAAAATTCCAAGTCTTAG
- the secD gene encoding protein translocase subunit SecD, giving the protein MKKNLTWKVVVIVAVLLVFAFGIIGNPAEVKWDKEGLKTALMNRIHLGLDLRGGTHLILQVVVNDAVNAETDRAIERIKEDLANNKVTYSDITKPDAANAPERIAIKGITPDGATTLRRVSDERLPEYSFGSGPEGSYTLTMKPAQLKDLKDRAVQQAIQKIRERVDSLGVSEPVIQEHGLGDYQILVQLPGVDDPARVKEVMQSTAMLEIRQVFGGPYSKESEAAQGQMQQPDTVVLPGKSESDPGTQVFYLVARSSAVAGHDLRQARVGRDQNGGANVQFNLTRDGGVRFSQFTSAHVGDKLGVILDGKVMEVANIKSEISDSGEIEGRFTDQQASDLALILNSGALPASIKYLEERTVGPSLGMDSIRQGVRAAIIGFVAVIIFMLIYYKGAGINADLSLLLNLVILLGFMGYFGAVLTLPGIAGVILTVGMGVDSNVLIFERIREELRNGKTPPSAVEQGFGHAWLTIIDTHVTTIVSAIILFLFGTGPVKGFAVTLSFGLFANLFTAVFVSRVIFDSILNRHQRGEALSI; this is encoded by the coding sequence ATGAAGAAGAACCTTACCTGGAAAGTTGTCGTCATCGTTGCCGTCCTGTTGGTGTTTGCGTTTGGCATTATCGGCAATCCTGCGGAAGTGAAGTGGGACAAAGAAGGGCTGAAAACTGCCCTGATGAACCGCATTCACCTCGGCCTTGATCTTCGCGGCGGCACCCACCTTATCCTTCAGGTGGTGGTGAACGACGCTGTCAACGCCGAGACCGATCGCGCGATTGAGCGCATCAAGGAAGACCTTGCCAACAATAAGGTCACCTATAGCGACATCACGAAACCTGATGCCGCGAATGCGCCAGAACGCATTGCGATCAAGGGCATTACGCCCGATGGCGCGACCACGCTGCGACGCGTCTCAGACGAGCGGTTGCCGGAATACAGCTTTGGCAGCGGTCCCGAGGGCAGCTACACGCTGACAATGAAGCCGGCGCAGCTGAAAGACTTGAAGGACCGCGCCGTACAGCAGGCGATCCAGAAGATCCGCGAGCGCGTGGACAGCCTCGGCGTGAGCGAGCCGGTGATCCAGGAACACGGCCTCGGCGATTACCAGATTCTCGTGCAGCTTCCCGGCGTGGATGATCCAGCGCGTGTGAAGGAAGTGATGCAATCCACCGCGATGCTGGAAATCCGGCAGGTGTTTGGTGGACCGTACTCGAAGGAATCGGAAGCTGCGCAGGGGCAAATGCAGCAGCCGGACACAGTGGTCCTGCCGGGCAAGAGCGAAAGCGATCCCGGAACCCAGGTCTTCTACCTGGTGGCGCGCAGCTCGGCGGTTGCCGGACATGATTTGCGCCAGGCGCGCGTTGGCCGGGACCAGAACGGCGGCGCGAACGTCCAGTTCAACCTGACCCGCGATGGCGGCGTGCGGTTCTCGCAATTCACCAGCGCCCACGTGGGCGACAAGCTGGGCGTGATTCTTGACGGCAAGGTGATGGAAGTCGCGAACATCAAGTCCGAGATCAGCGACTCGGGCGAGATTGAAGGCCGCTTCACCGACCAGCAGGCCAGCGATTTGGCCCTGATCCTCAATTCGGGCGCATTGCCGGCGAGCATCAAGTACCTCGAAGAGCGCACCGTTGGTCCGTCGCTGGGTATGGATTCGATTCGCCAGGGCGTACGTGCTGCGATCATCGGCTTCGTCGCGGTGATCATCTTCATGCTGATTTACTACAAGGGCGCGGGCATCAACGCCGACCTGAGTTTGCTACTGAACCTGGTAATTTTGCTTGGGTTCATGGGCTACTTCGGCGCGGTGCTTACGCTGCCGGGCATCGCGGGTGTGATCCTGACCGTCGGTATGGGTGTGGACTCCAACGTCCTGATCTTTGAGCGCATTCGTGAAGAGCTGCGCAACGGCAAGACGCCGCCTTCGGCAGTGGAGCAGGGATTTGGGCACGCGTGGTTGACGATCATCGACACCCACGTCACCACGATCGTTTCGGCGATCATCCTGTTCCTGTTCGGAACCGGCCCGGTAAAGGGATTCGCGGTGACGCTGAGTTTCGGTCTGTTCGCGAACCTGTTCACGGCAGTATTCGTCTCGCGTGTGATCTTCGATTCGATCCTGAATCGCCATCAACGCGGCGAGGCATTGAGCATTTAG
- the secF gene encoding protein translocase subunit SecF — protein MELFRNTNIDFLGKKWYFLAFSLVFSVAGLISMGARYAKTGTAVPLGVDFKGGTLVYVKFAQTPNLGDIRAAMDRSGLKDPKIQTYGGPANNEVLIALEQKETSEQALDAGKNTIIKALETNPASGKNDLNNVGSTTIRDYLMSKDPLHEVVDPGAKYQQIASQIVDYRDKERGGVLSSVDELQGHVPADVVNALKTDYFTSGFGVRNVEIVGPQVGKQLSNQALLATLYSLGGMLVYLWFRFELIYGIGAVVACFHDTIITVGAFSLLNRDISLTVVAAILTLIGYSMNDTIVVYDRIRENIKLLRRESLADIVNKSINQTLSRTILTSGLTFLTVLSLYVFGGEVLRGFSLALVIGILIGTYSSIAVAAPMLVAYQEWRGHRGTAALPGPAPRKNDRVKVKA, from the coding sequence GTGGAACTGTTCCGCAATACAAACATCGATTTCCTTGGCAAGAAGTGGTACTTCCTTGCGTTCTCGTTAGTCTTCAGCGTAGCTGGCCTTATCTCGATGGGCGCACGCTACGCCAAGACAGGCACGGCCGTTCCGCTCGGCGTGGATTTCAAGGGCGGCACGCTGGTCTACGTGAAGTTCGCGCAGACTCCGAACCTTGGCGACATTCGCGCAGCGATGGACCGCTCCGGTCTGAAGGACCCGAAGATCCAGACCTATGGGGGCCCTGCCAACAACGAAGTTCTGATCGCGCTCGAACAAAAGGAAACCAGCGAGCAGGCACTCGACGCCGGGAAGAACACGATTATCAAGGCGCTCGAAACGAACCCCGCGTCGGGCAAGAACGATCTCAATAACGTGGGCTCCACGACGATCCGTGATTACCTGATGAGCAAGGATCCGTTGCACGAGGTGGTGGATCCGGGTGCGAAGTACCAGCAGATCGCGTCGCAAATTGTTGACTATCGTGACAAGGAGCGGGGCGGAGTTCTGAGTTCGGTGGATGAGCTGCAGGGTCATGTTCCTGCTGACGTGGTGAATGCGCTGAAGACGGACTACTTCACCTCTGGATTTGGCGTCCGGAACGTGGAAATCGTTGGGCCCCAGGTCGGTAAGCAGCTGAGCAATCAGGCGCTTCTGGCAACCTTATATTCGCTCGGCGGCATGCTGGTGTATCTCTGGTTCCGATTTGAGCTGATTTATGGCATCGGCGCAGTGGTTGCCTGCTTCCACGACACGATCATTACTGTAGGTGCTTTCTCCTTGCTCAACCGGGACATTTCCCTTACAGTGGTCGCCGCGATTCTCACCCTGATCGGTTACTCCATGAACGACACGATCGTCGTTTATGACCGTATCCGGGAGAACATTAAGTTACTCCGTCGCGAGTCTCTCGCCGATATTGTCAATAAGAGCATTAACCAGACCCTTAGCCGAACCATCCTGACATCTGGGCTGACGTTCCTGACGGTGCTCTCGTTGTACGTATTTGGCGGGGAAGTATTGAGAGGCTTCTCTCTTGCCCTGGTAATCGGCATCCTAATTGGAACGTATTCCTCGATCGCGGTCGCCGCGCCAATGCTGGTTGCTTACCAGGAGTGGCGGGGACACCGCGGGACGGCAGCCCTACCCGGGCCGGCGCCTCGGAAAAACGATCGAGTTAAGGTGAAGGCCTAA
- a CDS encoding energy transducer TonB encodes MFEDSLLESGGRLKTKSKTTTTIAFIVQIALVGVLVLIPLIYTEALPKGQLTTFLVAPPPPPPPPPPPAAAPVHVVKKIETDLNNGQLRQPTAIPKKVAMIKEDEPPPSSAGVMGGVAGGVPGGSMNGVIGGIVSSAPAPVVKMATPQKVRVSQGVSEGLLLHKVTPNYPALAKQARIQGSVVLQATIGKDGSIQNLRVLSGHPMLTQSALDAVKQWKYKPYLLNGEAVEVETTVQVNFTLSGG; translated from the coding sequence ATGTTTGAAGACAGCCTTTTAGAATCAGGGGGAAGGCTCAAAACCAAGAGCAAAACGACGACGACAATCGCTTTCATTGTGCAGATTGCGTTGGTCGGGGTGCTGGTTTTGATCCCACTGATCTATACTGAGGCGCTCCCCAAAGGGCAGCTCACCACATTCCTGGTGGCACCGCCACCCCCACCCCCACCTCCGCCGCCTCCAGCAGCGGCTCCGGTGCATGTGGTTAAAAAGATCGAAACCGATCTGAACAATGGTCAGCTCCGACAGCCGACGGCCATCCCGAAGAAAGTCGCAATGATTAAGGAAGACGAACCGCCACCATCCAGTGCGGGCGTCATGGGCGGCGTCGCGGGTGGTGTACCCGGCGGTTCGATGAATGGCGTCATCGGCGGTATCGTTAGCTCCGCCCCTGCGCCAGTAGTAAAGATGGCGACACCGCAAAAAGTTCGCGTATCGCAGGGTGTTTCGGAAGGCCTGTTGTTGCATAAGGTCACTCCGAACTATCCGGCGCTGGCAAAGCAGGCCCGTATTCAGGGTTCTGTGGTGCTGCAGGCCACTATTGGTAAGGATGGAAGCATCCAAAACCTTCGTGTGCTGAGCGGACACCCGATGCTGACCCAGTCGGCCCTGGATGCCGTGAAGCAGTGGAAGTACAAGCCATACCTGCTGAATGGCGAAGCGGTTGAGGTCGAAACGACGGTACAGGTCAATTTCACCCTGTCCGGCGGGTAG
- a CDS encoding MotA/TolQ/ExbB proton channel family protein: MFLANLATLVLANAHLAAWAFQDDAGAVGWDPVSLWKQMGILAKIVVIILFIMSGWSIGVMIDRALAFSAARKQSRAFAPAVAGALREGKIDEAIRVAERNKKSHLAKVVTAGLQEFKAHGESADIPGEQIEASKRALERAEAIVHAELKRGLSGLATIGATAPFVGLFGTVVGILNAFRSISQNKATGLGAVAGGISEALVTTAIGLFVAIPAVMMFNYFTGKVEAFDVEMDNSSSELIDYFLKRRGIKR, from the coding sequence ATGTTTCTCGCAAACCTCGCAACCTTGGTTCTTGCCAATGCTCACCTCGCCGCCTGGGCGTTCCAGGATGATGCCGGCGCCGTGGGTTGGGATCCTGTCTCGCTGTGGAAGCAGATGGGAATCCTGGCCAAGATCGTCGTAATCATCCTTTTCATCATGTCTGGTTGGTCGATTGGCGTGATGATCGATCGCGCCCTGGCATTCAGCGCCGCCCGTAAGCAGTCCCGCGCGTTTGCGCCTGCTGTTGCCGGCGCCCTCCGCGAAGGCAAGATTGATGAAGCTATCCGCGTTGCCGAGCGCAACAAGAAGAGCCACCTGGCGAAGGTTGTGACCGCTGGCCTGCAGGAATTCAAGGCGCACGGCGAGTCAGCTGACATCCCGGGCGAGCAGATCGAAGCTTCGAAGCGCGCACTTGAGCGTGCGGAAGCCATCGTTCACGCAGAACTGAAGCGCGGCCTTTCCGGCTTGGCGACTATCGGTGCAACCGCTCCGTTCGTCGGCCTGTTCGGCACGGTGGTCGGTATTCTGAACGCGTTCCGTTCGATCTCGCAGAACAAGGCGACCGGTCTCGGCGCCGTAGCCGGCGGTATTTCGGAAGCTCTCGTGACGACCGCTATCGGTTTGTTCGTGGCGATTCCCGCCGTCATGATGTTCAACTACTTCACCGGTAAGGTGGAAGCGTTCGACGTCGAGATGGACAACAGCTCGAGCGAATTGATCGACTATTTCCTGAAGCGCCGCGGCATTAAGCGGTAA
- a CDS encoding ExbD/TolR family protein → MAIAKRTANVNSNINVTPMVDVMLVLLIIFMVITPMLQKGVSVDMAKTNSPAPMPDADKEDSLLVAVQRDGTVFFGSDKINPDDLTNKVKDRIANKTDKRVFIKADARAKYGRVVEVVDDIRSAGVDTVGLLTEQKKPLAAPPPTPATH, encoded by the coding sequence ATGGCCATCGCAAAACGCACTGCAAACGTGAACTCGAACATCAATGTCACACCGATGGTGGACGTGATGCTCGTGTTGCTGATCATTTTCATGGTCATCACACCCATGTTGCAGAAGGGCGTCAGCGTTGATATGGCGAAGACCAACAGTCCAGCTCCGATGCCGGATGCGGACAAGGAAGACTCCCTGCTCGTTGCAGTACAGCGCGACGGTACGGTGTTCTTCGGGTCGGACAAGATCAACCCCGACGACCTCACCAACAAGGTGAAAGACCGGATCGCCAACAAGACCGACAAGCGCGTTTTCATTAAGGCTGACGCGCGTGCCAAGTACGGCCGAGTCGTAGAAGTTGTGGACGACATTCGTTCGGCTGGCGTGGACACCGTCGGATTGCTGACGGAACAGAAGAAACCCCTAGCTGCACCGCCGCCAACCCCGGCCACCCACTAA
- a CDS encoding ExbD/TolR family protein, with product MSMNVGGSGGGPTADMNVTPLIDVLLVLLIIFMVITPLTPKGLDALVPQPPPKDQKQQPPPPERTIVVQVIKSGDPDRPTLKINQDEANYDNLEGRLRDIFASRAEKVMFVKGDDDISFSSVAQVIDIAHSAGVDKVGLITAKIEAGQ from the coding sequence ATGTCAATGAATGTTGGCGGGTCTGGTGGAGGACCCACAGCGGACATGAACGTGACCCCGCTGATCGACGTCTTGCTGGTGTTGCTCATCATCTTCATGGTGATCACGCCGCTGACGCCGAAAGGCTTGGATGCACTCGTACCACAACCACCGCCGAAAGATCAGAAGCAGCAACCGCCGCCGCCCGAACGGACCATCGTGGTACAGGTGATCAAGTCGGGTGACCCGGATCGGCCGACCCTCAAGATTAATCAGGACGAAGCGAACTACGATAATCTTGAAGGCCGTCTGCGTGACATCTTTGCGAGCCGCGCCGAGAAGGTGATGTTCGTGAAGGGTGACGACGACATTTCGTTTAGCAGTGTCGCCCAGGTCATCGATATCGCGCACTCCGCGGGTGTCGACAAGGTTGGTCTCATTACTGCCAAGATCGAGGCCGGACAATAG
- a CDS encoding tetratricopeptide repeat protein: MTRSARVLVVVAALLAMLAGTGCNKLKARDQLNKGVQSYKNAKYEEAIEHFKNAVELDNSLTNARLYLATAYAQQYVPGMDAPENVRNANMAIEEFTKILDANPSREQQIHSLKGIASLYFNMKKFDQASEYHKKVIALDPNDPETYYSIAVIDWTEAYQEDQKARAAAGVQATAQLKDKKVCQELRTKNAQKVEDGINALTKAIQLRPDYDDAMAYINLLYRQRAEYECDDQAAYDADIKTANEWVDKTIATKKAKAEKAGPTGVITTDQSK; the protein is encoded by the coding sequence ATGACAAGAAGCGCACGGGTATTGGTCGTAGTCGCAGCCCTGCTAGCCATGCTCGCGGGCACAGGTTGCAACAAGCTGAAAGCGCGCGACCAACTCAATAAGGGCGTCCAGTCGTACAAGAACGCCAAGTATGAAGAGGCGATCGAGCATTTCAAGAACGCTGTCGAGCTTGACAACTCGCTGACCAACGCACGACTTTACCTCGCGACGGCATATGCCCAGCAGTATGTTCCGGGTATGGATGCTCCTGAGAACGTCCGCAATGCCAATATGGCGATCGAGGAATTCACCAAGATTCTCGATGCGAATCCGAGCCGCGAGCAGCAGATCCACAGCCTGAAAGGCATTGCTTCGCTCTACTTCAACATGAAGAAGTTCGACCAGGCTTCGGAGTATCACAAGAAGGTTATCGCGCTCGATCCGAACGATCCGGAGACCTACTACTCCATCGCGGTGATCGATTGGACGGAAGCGTACCAGGAAGATCAGAAGGCCCGGGCTGCCGCCGGCGTACAAGCCACGGCTCAGCTGAAGGACAAAAAGGTCTGCCAGGAACTTCGCACGAAGAATGCCCAGAAGGTTGAAGACGGCATTAACGCCCTTACGAAGGCCATCCAGCTTCGTCCGGATTACGATGATGCCATGGCTTACATCAACCTGCTCTACCGTCAGCGCGCCGAGTACGAATGTGACGACCAGGCCGCTTACGATGCCGATATCAAGACGGCGAACGAGTGGGTAGACAAGACGATCGCGACCAAGAAGGCGAAGGCTGAAAAGGCCGGGCCGACGGGCGTGATCACCACCGATCAATCGAAGTAA
- the accC gene encoding acetyl-CoA carboxylase biotin carboxylase subunit, which yields MAKLFNKILIANRGEIAVRVIRACREMGIESVVVYSDADRRALHVRKADYAYHIGPSAASESYLRIDKILDVAKKSGAEAIHPGYGFLSENARFARACVAAGVKFIGPTGDAMDAMGSKTKARQAMAKANVPMVPGNAEGLKSAEEAEVLAEQIGYPVMLKAAAGGGGKGMRMVKSRGELRSALEAASSEAQRSFGDSEVYLEKFIVNPRHIEMQIFADEHGNTVWLGERECSVQRRHQKVLEESPSPIVDPDMRRRMGEVAVRVAQVANYTNAGTVEFLVDEQKNFYFLEMNTRLQVEHPVTELVTGMDLVHLQIRVASGELLPFKQEDLLLRGHAIECRVYAEDPDNQFFPSPGRITRLISPSGPGIRRDSGMYEGWTVPLDYDPLLAKLIAYGSDREQCIHRLQRALYEYFVGGIKTNIPLFRRILSDADFQAGKLHTGFLDRLLSEPHLPAPEHEERTRMAAIAAAIFASTEPQVTLGKPFDGVTYAAAAKPVNGAANGEKSEWKFQGRTEALR from the coding sequence ATGGCAAAGCTCTTCAACAAAATCCTTATCGCCAACCGCGGCGAGATTGCGGTCCGCGTTATTCGCGCCTGTCGCGAGATGGGGATCGAGTCGGTCGTCGTCTATTCCGACGCGGATCGCCGCGCCTTGCATGTTCGGAAGGCCGACTACGCGTATCACATTGGGCCGTCTGCGGCGAGCGAGTCGTATCTGCGCATTGACAAGATTCTCGATGTAGCGAAGAAGAGCGGGGCGGAGGCGATCCATCCCGGCTACGGATTCCTTTCGGAAAATGCACGGTTCGCGCGGGCGTGCGTCGCCGCCGGAGTGAAGTTCATTGGCCCGACAGGTGACGCGATGGATGCCATGGGATCGAAGACGAAAGCACGCCAGGCAATGGCCAAGGCGAACGTTCCCATGGTGCCTGGCAACGCCGAGGGCCTGAAGAGCGCAGAAGAGGCTGAAGTCCTCGCTGAGCAAATTGGATATCCGGTCATGCTCAAGGCTGCAGCGGGTGGTGGTGGCAAGGGCATGCGGATGGTGAAGTCGCGTGGGGAACTGCGCTCGGCGCTGGAAGCCGCGAGCAGTGAGGCGCAGCGCTCCTTCGGCGACAGCGAAGTCTATCTTGAGAAATTCATCGTCAATCCGCGGCATATCGAGATGCAGATCTTCGCGGATGAGCATGGCAACACGGTATGGCTTGGCGAGCGCGAATGCTCAGTACAGCGCCGCCATCAGAAAGTCCTCGAAGAATCGCCATCACCGATCGTAGATCCCGATATGCGGCGGCGAATGGGAGAGGTCGCGGTCCGCGTGGCACAGGTGGCGAATTACACCAACGCGGGTACCGTCGAGTTCCTGGTTGATGAGCAAAAGAACTTCTACTTCCTCGAAATGAACACGCGGCTGCAAGTCGAACATCCGGTGACGGAACTGGTGACCGGCATGGATCTTGTCCATCTGCAGATTCGCGTGGCCTCCGGCGAACTTCTACCATTCAAGCAGGAAGATCTCTTGCTCCGCGGGCATGCGATCGAGTGCCGCGTTTACGCGGAAGATCCGGATAACCAGTTCTTCCCGTCTCCCGGGCGGATCACTCGACTGATTTCACCCTCCGGTCCGGGGATTCGTCGCGATAGCGGAATGTACGAAGGCTGGACCGTACCGCTCGACTACGATCCGTTGCTCGCTAAGCTAATTGCGTACGGCAGCGATCGCGAACAATGCATTCATCGTTTGCAGCGCGCTTTGTACGAGTATTTCGTCGGCGGAATTAAGACGAATATTCCACTATTCCGACGCATTCTGAGCGACGCAGATTTTCAAGCCGGAAAGCTGCACACCGGCTTCCTGGACCGGTTGTTATCGGAGCCGCATTTGCCGGCGCCGGAACATGAGGAACGCACGCGCATGGCTGCCATCGCTGCTGCGATCTTTGCCAGCACCGAGCCGCAAGTGACACTGGGTAAACCGTTCGATGGAGTGACGTACGCAGCGGCGGCGAAGCCAGTCAACGGTGCCGCGAATGGCGAGAAGTCGGAATGGAAATTCCAGGGACGCACGGAGGCGCTTCGCTAA
- a CDS encoding biotin/lipoyl-containing protein → MVYDIVISEKTYRVEIARAGSRWSGKIDGQPFDVDAVPTARDILSIIEGEGKAYEVKRERALNGELHMLVGSSRYSCEINDPRSLRTRRAAAGSTEGPQKIVAPMPGKVVRILVPQGGEVEVGKGVVVVEAMKMQNELKSPKSGKVQKVLVSEGATVNAGDTLAVIE, encoded by the coding sequence ATGGTTTACGACATCGTAATTTCGGAGAAGACCTACCGCGTCGAAATCGCCCGCGCCGGAAGCCGTTGGAGTGGCAAGATCGATGGCCAGCCATTCGATGTTGACGCTGTCCCGACCGCCCGCGACATTCTTTCCATCATCGAAGGCGAGGGTAAGGCCTACGAGGTGAAACGAGAACGCGCGCTGAACGGCGAACTCCACATGCTGGTCGGAAGCTCCCGTTACTCCTGTGAGATCAACGATCCTCGTTCGCTTCGGACACGCCGTGCCGCCGCGGGCAGTACCGAGGGCCCGCAGAAGATCGTCGCGCCCATGCCGGGTAAAGTCGTGCGTATTCTTGTGCCTCAAGGCGGAGAAGTGGAAGTGGGGAAGGGCGTCGTTGTCGTTGAAGCGATGAAGATGCAAAACGAGCTGAAATCGCCAAAGAGCGGGAAAGTACAGAAGGTCCTGGTGAGCGAAGGCGCGACGGTGAATGCGGGGGACACGCTGGCGGTGATCGAGTAG
- a CDS encoding helix-turn-helix domain-containing protein yields MDEIARTSKQLGALLRKTRKSLGLTQADLASRIDVRQATISDLEHGEREARLGTVLQVLAALDLELVVRTRTRGDAKHLEDLF; encoded by the coding sequence ATGGATGAAATCGCTCGTACCTCCAAACAACTCGGTGCCCTCCTCCGGAAGACCCGCAAGAGCCTCGGTCTCACCCAAGCCGACCTGGCGTCTCGAATCGACGTTCGGCAAGCGACCATTTCCGATTTAGAGCATGGAGAACGCGAGGCAAGGCTCGGCACGGTGCTCCAAGTGCTCGCAGCGTTGGATCTGGAACTGGTAGTCCGCACTCGCACGCGCGGCGATGCCAAGCATCTAGAGGACCTCTTCTGA
- a CDS encoding type II toxin-antitoxin system HipA family toxin produces MPRHATYAPLNVFINSRRVGVLRRESSGAVEFRYSDEWLAWAHAFPISLSLPMRPEKYVGAPVLAVLENLLPDNEAILRRVAERVHANGTDAYNLLSAIGRDCVGALQFRPEDTQPGPAGVVDGEELEGHGIEQLLANLTRAPLGLTTDDDFRISIAGAQEKTALLRWNDRWWKPLGATATTHIFKRPIGMAHNIDLSDSVENEYLCLRLTKALGIPVANAEIEQFGKQKALVIERFDRLWTSDKRLLRIPQEDCCQAFSMPPTKKYEAEGGPGAVKILTLLNASDTPTDDQKMFLKALITFWLLGAIDGHAKNFSIRIAEGGRFQLSPLYDIVSGQPAVAAGSIRHNQFKLAMAVGKNRQYVVNSIAPRHFAETAAQAGVGRVVVEEAMQELHSAAVKNVSHVFKDLPSKFPMKMAEAVQKGFDRRLKMLSA; encoded by the coding sequence ATGCCCCGTCACGCTACCTATGCCCCTCTAAACGTTTTCATCAACTCGCGACGGGTCGGAGTTCTCCGTCGCGAGTCCTCAGGCGCCGTCGAATTTCGCTACAGCGACGAGTGGCTCGCGTGGGCGCACGCATTTCCGATCTCACTATCTCTGCCTATGCGTCCGGAGAAATACGTTGGCGCTCCGGTTCTCGCAGTCCTGGAAAATCTACTGCCGGACAATGAAGCGATCCTGCGACGAGTCGCTGAGCGGGTGCACGCGAACGGAACCGACGCTTATAACTTGCTTTCAGCAATCGGACGCGACTGCGTCGGGGCACTGCAGTTTCGACCGGAAGACACACAACCTGGCCCTGCAGGAGTCGTTGATGGAGAGGAACTCGAGGGTCACGGAATTGAGCAACTACTCGCAAACCTAACGCGCGCGCCTCTAGGCCTTACGACCGACGATGATTTCAGGATCTCTATCGCCGGAGCCCAAGAAAAGACTGCTCTTCTCCGCTGGAATGATCGATGGTGGAAACCGCTTGGCGCCACGGCGACCACACATATTTTCAAGCGGCCGATAGGAATGGCGCACAATATTGACCTCAGCGATAGCGTGGAGAATGAGTATCTCTGTCTCCGACTCACGAAGGCATTGGGAATTCCTGTTGCGAATGCGGAAATCGAGCAGTTTGGAAAACAGAAGGCATTGGTGATTGAGCGCTTCGATCGTCTTTGGACGAGCGACAAGAGGTTGTTGCGCATTCCGCAAGAAGACTGCTGCCAGGCATTCTCGATGCCACCAACCAAAAAATACGAAGCCGAGGGCGGTCCCGGAGCCGTGAAAATTCTTACCCTCCTCAATGCTAGTGACACGCCTACCGACGACCAGAAGATGTTCTTGAAAGCACTGATAACTTTTTGGCTACTCGGAGCGATCGACGGCCATGCAAAGAATTTCAGTATTCGAATCGCCGAAGGCGGACGTTTTCAATTGTCTCCCCTTTACGACATCGTCTCCGGCCAGCCGGCTGTGGCAGCGGGCAGCATCCGCCACAACCAATTCAAACTAGCGATGGCGGTTGGGAAGAATCGGCAGTACGTGGTGAACTCAATCGCACCCCGGCACTTCGCCGAAACGGCTGCACAGGCGGGCGTCGGGCGAGTGGTCGTGGAGGAAGCGATGCAGGAGTTACATTCGGCGGCGGTGAAGAATGTGAGCCACGTTTTCAAAGACCTTCCTTCCAAGTTTCCAATGAAAATGGCAGAAGCGGTCCAGAAAGGCTTCGACCGGCGCCTCAAGATGCTGAGTGCATGA